GTAGTAATTACGTTGCCATAATTTGTCCGAATATCGTTGCCATTGCTGTTGTTTTACGCCTTCAGTATATGAATGGGTTGTTATTGATTTAAATGCGCCTATGATATCACCTAATGTAGGGGCAGGTCTTGTGCCTGCCCTGTCTTCTTTCGAAAATCGGGCGCCCACAAGAGGCGCCCCTACAAGTAAAATAATTCCGTGAATATGGTTTGGCATAATGATAAATTCGTCCAAATGGATTTCAGAGAAACGACCGGGCAGTTCATGCCAGACGTTTTGTACCATCTTTCCTGCATCATTCATTTTCATCTGCGCATCTTCAATAATACCGAATAGACATTCCCTGCTCGCTGTGCATATCGTTACAAAATACGCGCCTGCCTGTGAATAATCGTATTCCTTTAACCGTATTGATCGGCGGTGATGTATGTCAGGATTATATGTCATATTAATTGTAGGTGCCCTTCTTCAATCCGGGCAGGCACAAGACCTGCTCCTACATTTTCATTATTCATCTACCCATTCCACTCCACAAGCGCAATTTATATCTTGTGCATTGTTACAAGGACGTAAAATAGAATAATCTGCAGCATATTCCGAAAGATCCTTATGAGTAACCGTATTATCCCACGCTAATGCACTTTCATAAAAAATAAAGATTGCAAAGAATATTGCCGAAGTCCCAACATGAACCATCTTTTTCATTACTTTTTCACCTCCAACTCGTTTCATTAAAGGGTTCCATGTTTAGGTCTTTTAAATTTTTATCCATTTCTTTTAACATTAGTATTACTTTTTCCTTAGAAGCTCGACCCGGTGGAGGCGGTGGAATGTTCTTTCTCCTCTCCTCCATCGTTAATTTCCTCAAAGATATAATCGCCTTATCTCCTTCCCATTTGACCGTCTCGCTTGAACGATAACCTTTCTTAAGACCAA
The genomic region above belongs to Thermodesulfovibrionia bacterium and contains:
- a CDS encoding transposase → MTYNPDIHHRRSIRLKEYDYSQAGAYFVTICTASRECLFGIIEDAQMKMNDAGKMVQNVWHELPGRFSEIHLDEFIIMPNHIHGIILLVGAPLVGARFSKEDRAGTRPAPTLGDIIGAFKSITTHSYTEGVKQQQWQRYSDKLWQRNYYEHIIRSEPELNKIREYIVNNSLRWETDENYKN